A genomic segment from Nocardia cyriacigeorgica GUH-2 encodes:
- a CDS encoding acyl-CoA dehydrogenase family protein, which translates to MIDFSIPADLAAERDRIRRFVTEKIVPFERDPRLTAHGPTDELRQEMVELARAEKLLTIQAPEALGGRGLTHVEQAVLYEAAGWSTLGPIAMNCAAPDEGNMFLLSKIANPEQTERYLMPVINGHQRSVFAMTEPGGAGSDPNQLATTATFDGENFTINGRKWLITGANGAKTWIIMARLAENPHLPAGPTLFLTDGDQPGIVIERTMNTMDRNYVAGHGVVRFDQLTLPKEALLGEAGQALRYAQLRLAPARLTHCMRWLGAAERAHSIAVEHAKTRTAFGKTIGEHQGVSFMLADNEIALHQCRLTIWHACWLMDQGEKARHESSVAKAFVSEELFKVTDRCVQVLGGIGISDETVVEMIFRDMRAFRLYDGPTEVHKYAIGRQILRP; encoded by the coding sequence ATGATCGACTTCAGCATTCCCGCCGACCTCGCCGCCGAACGCGATCGGATCCGCCGGTTCGTCACCGAGAAGATCGTGCCGTTCGAGCGCGATCCGCGGCTCACCGCGCACGGGCCGACCGATGAGCTGCGCCAGGAGATGGTGGAGCTGGCGCGGGCGGAGAAGCTGCTGACCATTCAGGCCCCGGAGGCGCTGGGCGGGCGCGGGCTCACCCATGTCGAGCAGGCGGTGCTGTACGAGGCGGCGGGCTGGTCGACACTCGGCCCCATCGCGATGAACTGCGCGGCGCCCGACGAGGGCAATATGTTCCTGCTGTCCAAGATCGCGAACCCGGAACAGACCGAGCGCTACCTGATGCCGGTGATCAACGGCCACCAGCGTTCGGTCTTCGCCATGACCGAACCGGGCGGCGCCGGCTCGGACCCCAACCAGCTGGCCACCACCGCCACCTTCGACGGCGAGAACTTCACCATCAACGGCCGCAAATGGCTGATCACCGGCGCCAATGGGGCCAAGACCTGGATCATCATGGCGCGGCTCGCGGAGAACCCGCATCTGCCGGCGGGGCCGACACTATTCCTCACCGACGGCGATCAGCCGGGCATCGTCATCGAACGCACCATGAACACCATGGACCGCAACTACGTCGCCGGACACGGCGTGGTGCGCTTCGACCAGCTCACCCTCCCCAAGGAGGCGCTGCTCGGCGAGGCCGGCCAGGCGCTGCGCTACGCCCAGCTGCGGCTGGCCCCGGCCCGGCTCACCCACTGCATGCGCTGGCTGGGTGCGGCCGAACGCGCGCACAGCATCGCGGTCGAGCACGCCAAGACCAGGACCGCGTTCGGCAAGACCATCGGCGAACACCAGGGTGTGTCGTTCATGTTGGCCGACAACGAGATCGCACTGCACCAGTGCCGATTGACGATCTGGCACGCCTGCTGGCTGATGGATCAGGGCGAGAAGGCCCGGCACGAGAGCTCGGTGGCCAAGGCCTTCGTCTCCGAGGAGCTGTTCAAGGTCACCGACCGCTGTGTGCAGGTACTCGGCGGCATCGGCATCAGCGACGAGACCGTGGTGGAGATGATCTTCCGCGATATGCGCGCCTTCCGGCTCTACGACGGCCCGACCGAGGTGCACAAGTACGCCATCGGCCGCCAGATCCTGCGTCCCTGA
- a CDS encoding winged helix-turn-helix transcriptional regulator: METIVESSGLPADAFSAKCPTRQVLDHIAGKWTVLVVDALLGGTMRYTDLSRRIEGVSQKMLTQTLRSLEADGFITRTVYPTIPPRVDYDLTALGRSLAEPITALRQWAENHINEVEQARSRARD; this comes from the coding sequence ATGGAGACGATCGTTGAGTCCTCGGGCTTGCCGGCCGACGCGTTCTCGGCGAAGTGCCCGACCCGCCAGGTGCTCGATCACATCGCAGGCAAGTGGACGGTCCTCGTAGTGGATGCCCTGCTCGGGGGCACCATGCGCTACACCGACCTGAGCCGGCGGATCGAAGGTGTCTCACAGAAGATGCTGACCCAGACTCTGCGCAGCCTCGAGGCCGACGGGTTCATCACCCGCACCGTCTACCCCACCATCCCGCCCCGCGTCGACTACGACCTCACCGCACTCGGGCGCAGCCTGGCCGAGCCCATCACGGCGCTACGGCAGTGGGCGGAGAACCACATCAACGAGGTCGAACAGGCCCGCAGCCGGGCCCGCGACTGA
- a CDS encoding nitroreductase family protein — protein MTPHSMSVAEAIRTRRTVRHYRPDAISPTVIDELLDLAIEAPTSWNFQDRSIVVVTGDEGRAGLAWATGGQPQPQEAPLMLVFVAEPLAWREDRSDVYEQARRNGAWNDEFVTMFSGASQAFQADLEERGLLREYAIKDAMIAAAYVMLTATEMGLASSPMNGWDEAAVKQVIGVARRGDARRPQVSSPRRAHGAAGRAPDRSTLRPPNVPAPLAGDGSRSRGRRCRSGTTVR, from the coding sequence ATGACTCCCCACAGCATGTCCGTCGCCGAAGCCATCCGCACTCGCCGCACCGTCCGCCACTACCGCCCCGACGCGATCTCCCCGACCGTGATCGACGAACTGCTCGACCTCGCCATCGAGGCGCCCACCAGCTGGAATTTCCAGGACCGGTCCATCGTCGTCGTCACCGGTGACGAAGGCCGTGCGGGTCTGGCCTGGGCCACCGGTGGGCAGCCACAGCCACAGGAAGCGCCGCTCATGCTCGTGTTCGTCGCCGAGCCACTGGCCTGGCGCGAGGACCGCAGCGACGTCTACGAGCAGGCCCGCCGCAATGGCGCGTGGAACGACGAGTTCGTCACGATGTTCTCCGGGGCGTCGCAAGCCTTCCAAGCCGACCTGGAAGAACGTGGCCTGCTGCGGGAGTACGCGATCAAGGACGCGATGATCGCCGCCGCTTACGTGATGCTCACCGCCACGGAGATGGGCCTCGCCTCCTCACCGATGAACGGCTGGGACGAGGCCGCGGTGAAGCAGGTGATCGGCGTCGCCCGAAGGGGAGACGCCCGCCGGCCACAGGTCTCCAGCCCACGCCGCGCGCATGGAGCAGCGGGCCGAGCGCCCGATCGATCGACCCTCAGACCGCCGAACGTACCCGCGCCGCTTGCCGGCGACGGGTCCCGATCACGCGGCAGACGATGTAGATCAGGAACGACAGTCCGGTGA
- a CDS encoding metal ABC transporter permease translates to MNDKLADVVSKMFDFSTTANLLTYDFVQQAVLAAALLGLLAGVIGPLIISRQMSFAVHGTSELSLTGAAAALLAGIGVGLGAIAGSVVAAVLFGVLGTKARERDSVIAVVLSFGLGLSVLFLWLGPDRAGSKFSLLTGQVVSVGNSGLGLLAFCTVGVLAVLAFVYRPLLFASSDPEVAVARGVPVRALSIVFAVLLGITAAFGVQIVGALLVLALLITPAAAAAQLTASPARATVLTVVFAEIAAVGGILLSLAPGVPVSTFVTGLSFLIYIVCRVIGTRRRQAARVRSAV, encoded by the coding sequence GTGAACGACAAACTCGCCGACGTGGTGTCGAAGATGTTCGACTTCTCCACCACCGCGAACCTGCTGACCTACGACTTCGTGCAGCAGGCGGTGCTCGCCGCGGCGCTGCTCGGGCTGCTGGCCGGCGTGATCGGGCCGCTGATCATCAGCAGGCAGATGTCGTTCGCGGTGCACGGCACCAGCGAGCTGTCGCTGACCGGTGCGGCGGCGGCGCTGCTGGCCGGGATCGGTGTCGGGCTCGGCGCCATCGCCGGATCGGTGGTTGCGGCGGTGCTGTTCGGGGTGCTGGGTACCAAAGCGCGCGAACGTGATTCGGTGATCGCGGTGGTGCTCTCGTTCGGACTCGGACTCTCGGTGCTGTTCTTGTGGTTGGGGCCCGACCGCGCCGGATCGAAGTTCTCGCTGCTGACCGGGCAGGTCGTCAGCGTCGGCAACAGTGGGCTCGGATTGCTCGCGTTCTGCACCGTCGGCGTGCTGGCGGTACTGGCGTTCGTCTACCGGCCGTTGCTGTTCGCCAGCTCCGATCCGGAAGTCGCCGTGGCGCGCGGAGTCCCGGTGCGCGCGCTGTCGATCGTCTTCGCGGTGCTGCTGGGCATCACCGCGGCCTTCGGCGTCCAGATCGTCGGCGCCCTGCTCGTGCTCGCCCTACTGATCACCCCCGCGGCCGCCGCCGCCCAGCTCACCGCCAGCCCCGCCCGCGCCACCGTGCTGACGGTGGTGTTCGCCGAAATCGCGGCCGTCGGCGGCATCCTGCTCTCCCTGGCGCCCGGCGTGCCGGTGTCGACCTTCGTCACCGGACTGTCGTTCCTGATCTACATCGTCTGCCGCGTGATCGGGACCCGTCGCCGGCAAGCGGCGCGGGTACGTTCGGCGGTCTGA
- a CDS encoding metal ABC transporter ATP-binding protein, whose product MRAERRVDEADRVELGEPEVTGSSQGDAVGGAGVPVAPGQAGPVDRSPSRRGTAAAPAASTPAIKLESARLSFGERTLWQGLDLEVAPGEFIAILGPNGSGKTSLLKVLLGQLGLSSGSAEIAGAPARAGHPDIGYIPQQKTIDAGVQLRGTDLVGLGVDGHRWGLGWRTRRERKRKVAAAVADVGAQAFADAPLESMSGGEQQRLRVAQALVGDPRVLLCDEPLLSLDLANQRLVSELIDRRRRTHDTAVLFVTHEINPILPLVDRVLYLVDGKFRIGTPDEVMTSEVLSELYQTEVDVLRVRGRLVVVGTGDTMDALGAAGAHCHGEPGTPHSAPRDSEARA is encoded by the coding sequence ATGCGCGCCGAACGTCGGGTCGATGAGGCTGATCGGGTGGAGCTGGGCGAGCCGGAGGTGACCGGGTCGTCGCAGGGTGATGCGGTAGGCGGGGCTGGTGTGCCGGTCGCGCCCGGCCAGGCTGGGCCGGTCGATCGGTCCCCGTCCCGCAGAGGCACGGCGGCGGCGCCGGCCGCGAGCACACCCGCCATCAAACTCGAATCCGCCCGGCTGTCGTTCGGGGAGCGGACGCTGTGGCAGGGCCTCGATCTGGAGGTCGCCCCGGGTGAGTTCATCGCGATTCTGGGGCCGAACGGGTCCGGGAAGACCTCGCTGCTGAAGGTTCTGCTGGGGCAGCTCGGGTTGAGTTCGGGTAGCGCCGAGATCGCCGGGGCGCCCGCGCGGGCGGGGCATCCGGATATCGGCTACATCCCGCAGCAGAAGACGATCGACGCGGGCGTGCAGTTGCGTGGGACCGATCTGGTGGGGCTCGGGGTGGACGGGCACCGGTGGGGGCTCGGCTGGCGCACGCGGCGCGAACGCAAGCGCAAGGTGGCCGCGGCGGTGGCCGATGTGGGGGCACAGGCTTTCGCGGACGCGCCCTTGGAGAGCATGTCCGGTGGTGAACAGCAGCGGCTGCGGGTGGCGCAGGCGTTGGTCGGCGATCCGCGCGTGCTGCTGTGCGACGAACCGCTGCTGAGCCTCGATCTGGCCAACCAGCGCCTGGTGTCGGAACTGATCGACCGGCGCCGCCGCACCCACGACACCGCCGTGCTGTTCGTGACCCACGAGATCAATCCGATCCTGCCGCTGGTGGACCGGGTGCTGTACCTGGTGGACGGCAAATTCCGGATCGGCACCCCCGACGAGGTGATGACCTCGGAGGTGCTGTCGGAGCTGTACCAGACCGAGGTGGATGTGCTGCGGGTGCGCGGGCGGCTGGTGGTCGTCGGGACCGGCGACACGATGGACGCGCTCGGCGCTGCCGGGGCGCACTGCCACGGCGAGCCGGGGACGCCGCACTCGGCGCCGCGCGACAGTGAGGCACGCGCGTGA